Within Sphingobium sp. SCG-1, the genomic segment ATACCCTTCCGGGTGGCCTCCGGGCATGCGGGATGCCCAGCCAGCATCGCTTCCCAGCGTGGCGTCCCCAGTCTGGAGCAACTCGGTGCGGTTATCAGCATGATTGAGCGTCAGGCAATTTGGACTCTCTTGAGACCAGCTTAGCGCACCCTTGTCGCCATACACCCGCAGGCGGAGGGCGTTACGTTCCCCAATCATGATCTGGGAAGCGAGGAGCATGCCGCGCGCGCCATTGTCGAACCGCAGCAGCAGCTGACAGTCATCGTCCAGTGCCCGATCGGGCACCACCGCGGCGAGATCCGCTAACAGCTGCGTCACATTCAAGCCGGTCACGAATTCGGCGAGGTGGAAGGCATGTACGCCGATGTCGGCGATTGCGCCGCCTTCTCCTGCCTGTGCGGGATTTGTGCGCCATTCCGCCTGCTTGCCTGCCGCAGCGCCAGCCAACCAACCTTGAGCATATTCGACAATGACCTTGCGAACGGTGCCGAGCGCGCCTGCCGCGATCCGTGCGCGTGCTTCCCGAACAAGCGGATAGCCGGAATAAGTGTAAGTCAGGCCATAGGCGCAGCCTGAACGTTGGATTATGGCAGCCAGCGTCTTTGCTTCGCCAAACGTCGCCGTCGCCGGTTTGTCACTCAGGACGGCGATGCCGGACTCTAGAGCCATCGACGCGGCGGAGAGATGATTATGATTGGGCGTGGCGATCGTCACGAAGTCGATGCCGTCATCACGCGCGGCTTCTCCGGAGAGCATCGACGGCAGATCGGGATAGGCGCGCTTTGGATCAACGCGGTAGATCTCTCCGGCTTGGCGCGAGCGGTCTGCGTCGCTGCTGAAAGACCCCGCGACAAGTTCGATCTCACGATCCAGTTCGGCGGCGATGCGATGTACCGGACCGATGAACGCTCCTGGACCGCCGCCAATCATTCCCATGCGAAGCCTTCGCATTGCCCCTCCAGTTATTGC encodes:
- a CDS encoding Gfo/Idh/MocA family protein; translated protein: MGMIGGGPGAFIGPVHRIAAELDREIELVAGSFSSDADRSRQAGEIYRVDPKRAYPDLPSMLSGEAARDDGIDFVTIATPNHNHLSAASMALESGIAVLSDKPATATFGEAKTLAAIIQRSGCAYGLTYTYSGYPLVREARARIAAGALGTVRKVIVEYAQGWLAGAAAGKQAEWRTNPAQAGEGGAIADIGVHAFHLAEFVTGLNVTQLLADLAAVVPDRALDDDCQLLLRFDNGARGMLLASQIMIGERNALRLRVYGDKGALSWSQESPNCLTLNHADNRTELLQTGDATLGSDAGWASRMPGGHPEGYLEAFANLYRDFARQLRGESGSLLPGIEDGLRGMALIHLAVTASQEEAGWINFEV